From a region of the Streptomyces tirandamycinicus genome:
- a CDS encoding isochorismatase family protein encodes MHRALIVVDVQNDFCEGGSLAVSGGADVAAAITDYIGQAQPGYRHVVATRDHHIDPGDHFSEQPDYVDSWPAHCVAGTEGVGFHPNFAPAVACGSVDAVFDKGAHEAAYSGFEGTDENGTTLADWLHSRDVTEVDVVGIATDHCVRATSLDAVREGFRTHVLLDLTAGVSEETTGRALEQMRQAGVELSGKPVV; translated from the coding sequence ATGCACCGCGCATTGATCGTCGTCGACGTTCAGAACGACTTCTGCGAGGGGGGCAGCCTCGCGGTGTCCGGGGGCGCGGACGTCGCCGCCGCCATCACCGACTACATCGGCCAGGCCCAGCCCGGATACCGACATGTGGTGGCCACCCGGGACCACCACATCGACCCGGGGGACCACTTCTCGGAGCAGCCGGACTACGTGGACTCGTGGCCCGCTCACTGCGTCGCCGGGACCGAGGGCGTGGGCTTCCACCCGAACTTCGCGCCCGCGGTCGCCTGCGGCTCGGTCGACGCGGTCTTCGACAAGGGCGCGCACGAGGCCGCGTACAGCGGCTTCGAGGGCACCGACGAGAACGGCACGACCCTGGCGGACTGGCTGCACTCCCGCGATGTGACCGAGGTCGACGTCGTGGGCATCGCCACCGACCACTGCGTACGCGCCACCTCGCTGGACGCCGTGCGCGAGGGTTTCCGCACCCATGTGCTCCTCGACCTGACCGCCGGGGTCTCCGAGGAGACGACCGGCCGAGCCCTGGAGCAGATGCGGCAGGCGGGTGTGGAGCTGTCCGGCAAGCCGGTGGTCTGA
- a CDS encoding immune inhibitor A domain-containing protein, translated as MTGKQRAIRASAVIVALATTGATAAALTTAQADSRPSGAPGVERHDPAPGSDHHKAHKGHVDHDLEGPFSEQQAQQRQAALEQVISGDATVQKRGASKVVKLDNKKYVELGREKTDKIFTILVEFGDKVDDTTMYDPDGDGPKPPVKKYGGTPGPLHNKIAQPDRAVDNSTAWQKDYNRQHFQDLYFGEGKDKKGNPKHSLKTYYERTSSGRYSVEGTVSDWVKVDWNEARYGSNYCGQSNCSNVWDAVRDGVTAWTADQKAKGRTDAQIKADLAQYDQWDRYDFDADGDFNEADGYIDHFQIVHAGEDESAGGGAEGPNALWAHRWYAYGTDAGRTGPANNKAGGTQIGDTGIWVGDYTMQPENGGLGVFAHEYGHDLGLPDLYDTSGGGENSTGFWSLMSSGSWLGTGEDSIGDMPGDMTAWDKLQLGWLNYTKAKAATKSKHKLGVAEYNTKNPQALVVELPKKKVTTDVVKPVEGSMQWWSDMGDDLKNTLTRSVDLTGKSTASLELTGWWDIEADYDYLYTEVSTDGGANWTAVDGTADGAPISRDASDKPALTGPSDTHKKLVYSLDAYAGKKVDVRFRYQTDGGVAGKGFAADAIVVSADGAPLFSDNAETEAPGWTAKGFSRIGESFTDEYEQYYIAENRQYVSYDQTLKVGPYNFGFKAPKDGWVEHYPYQNGLLVWLWDTSQKDNNTSQHPGKGLILPVDANPQALKWADGTTMRNRIQSFDSTFSTFRSDALTLHKADVPTRIAAHRGNPVFDDRKGVYWFEENPTAGVQVPDTNTRISIVKEPRNGQTITVKVGPSVR; from the coding sequence GTGACAGGCAAGCAACGGGCGATCAGAGCGTCCGCGGTGATCGTGGCCTTGGCCACGACAGGGGCAACGGCCGCGGCACTCACGACGGCCCAGGCCGACAGCAGGCCCTCCGGGGCTCCCGGGGTCGAGCGCCACGATCCGGCGCCCGGCTCCGACCACCACAAGGCCCACAAGGGCCATGTGGACCACGATCTCGAGGGTCCGTTCAGCGAGCAGCAGGCGCAGCAGCGCCAGGCGGCCCTGGAGCAGGTCATATCCGGGGACGCGACCGTGCAGAAGCGCGGCGCGTCCAAGGTGGTGAAGCTCGACAACAAGAAGTACGTGGAGCTGGGCCGGGAGAAGACCGACAAGATCTTCACGATCCTGGTGGAGTTCGGCGACAAGGTCGACGACACCACGATGTACGACCCGGACGGCGACGGGCCCAAGCCGCCCGTCAAGAAGTACGGCGGTACCCCCGGTCCGCTGCACAACAAGATCGCGCAGCCGGACCGCGCGGTGGACAACTCGACCGCCTGGCAGAAGGACTACAACCGGCAGCACTTCCAGGACCTGTACTTCGGCGAGGGCAAGGACAAGAAGGGGAACCCCAAGCACTCGCTGAAGACCTACTACGAGCGCACCTCCTCCGGCCGGTACTCGGTCGAGGGGACCGTCTCGGACTGGGTCAAGGTCGACTGGAACGAAGCCCGCTACGGCTCCAACTACTGCGGCCAGTCCAACTGCAGCAACGTGTGGGACGCGGTCCGTGACGGCGTCACCGCCTGGACCGCGGACCAGAAGGCCAAGGGCCGTACCGACGCCCAGATCAAGGCCGACCTGGCGCAGTACGACCAGTGGGACCGCTACGACTTCGACGCCGACGGCGACTTCAACGAGGCCGACGGCTACATCGACCACTTCCAGATCGTCCACGCGGGCGAGGACGAGTCGGCCGGCGGCGGCGCCGAGGGCCCGAACGCCCTGTGGGCCCACCGCTGGTACGCCTACGGCACCGACGCCGGCCGGACCGGCCCGGCGAACAACAAGGCCGGCGGCACCCAGATCGGCGACACCGGCATCTGGGTCGGCGACTACACCATGCAGCCGGAGAACGGCGGCCTGGGCGTCTTCGCCCACGAGTACGGTCACGACCTCGGTCTGCCCGACCTGTACGACACCTCCGGCGGCGGCGAGAACTCGACCGGCTTCTGGTCCCTGATGTCGTCCGGCTCCTGGCTGGGCACCGGCGAGGACTCGATCGGCGACATGCCCGGCGACATGACCGCCTGGGACAAGCTGCAGCTCGGCTGGCTCAACTACACCAAGGCCAAGGCGGCGACGAAGTCCAAGCACAAGCTGGGCGTGGCGGAGTACAACACCAAGAACCCGCAGGCCCTCGTCGTCGAGCTGCCGAAGAAGAAGGTCACCACCGACGTCGTGAAGCCCGTCGAGGGCTCCATGCAGTGGTGGAGCGACATGGGTGACGACCTCAAGAACACCCTGACCCGCTCGGTCGACCTCACCGGCAAGTCCACGGCGTCGCTGGAGCTCACCGGCTGGTGGGACATCGAGGCCGACTACGACTACCTCTACACCGAGGTGTCGACGGACGGCGGCGCCAACTGGACCGCCGTGGACGGCACCGCCGACGGCGCGCCGATCTCCCGCGACGCCTCCGACAAGCCGGCGCTGACCGGCCCGTCGGACACGCACAAGAAGCTCGTGTACTCGCTCGACGCGTACGCCGGCAAGAAGGTCGACGTCCGCTTCCGCTACCAGACGGACGGCGGTGTCGCAGGCAAGGGCTTCGCCGCCGACGCCATCGTGGTCTCCGCGGACGGCGCCCCGCTCTTCAGCGACAACGCCGAGACCGAGGCGCCCGGCTGGACCGCCAAGGGCTTCTCCCGCATCGGCGAGTCCTTCACGGACGAGTACGAGCAGTACTACATCGCCGAGAACCGCCAGTACGTCTCGTACGACCAGACCCTCAAGGTCGGCCCGTACAACTTCGGCTTCAAGGCGCCGAAGGACGGCTGGGTGGAGCACTACCCGTACCAGAACGGCCTGCTCGTCTGGCTGTGGGACACCTCGCAGAAGGACAACAACACCAGCCAGCACCCCGGCAAGGGGCTGATCCTCCCGGTCGACGCCAACCCCCAGGCCCTCAAGTGGGCCGACGGCACGACGATGCGCAACCGCATCCAGTCGTTCGACTCGACCTTCAGCACCTTCCGCTCGGACGCCCTCACCCTGCACAAGGCGGACGTGCCCACGCGTATCGCCGCGCACAGGGGCAACCCGGTCTTCGACGACCGCAAGGGCGTCTACTGGTTCGAGGAGAACCCGACCGCCGGCGTCCAGGTCCCGGACACCAACACCAGGATCTCGATCGTCAAGGAGCCGAGGAACGGCCAGACGATCACGGTCAAGGTCGGCCCTTCGGTCAGGTGA
- a CDS encoding RDD family protein, producing MSNDRPSGPPPEDDPFRKRPQEPQEPQGPQEPTPPGGPPPGGPPQGGPPPGGPPPGEGPYGAPPPGGGGPYGTPPPGGGPHGAPPPGGPQPPGAGSPYGAPPPPYGGDPYGGRDPLQGMPPMADTAKRILARVVDWLIVAIPLLIIGIPFGIYNRVTSGDGDFGDWVTDGNAGGWVFQVIAIIAFVGYDTLMVRKSGQTLGKKLMKMRVAMLNDGSTPDTGSSLTRAVVLWLPQLICCPCLWPLLLLIFILVDKPYKQGLHDKAAKTVVVSTAT from the coding sequence ATGAGCAACGACCGGCCGTCCGGCCCGCCGCCCGAGGACGATCCGTTCCGCAAGAGGCCCCAGGAGCCGCAAGAGCCGCAGGGGCCGCAGGAGCCCACGCCGCCCGGAGGCCCACCGCCCGGGGGTCCCCCGCAGGGCGGGCCGCCGCCGGGCGGTCCGCCGCCCGGCGAGGGCCCCTACGGCGCGCCCCCTCCCGGTGGCGGCGGCCCCTACGGCACTCCGCCGCCCGGCGGCGGCCCGCACGGAGCTCCGCCGCCCGGCGGTCCTCAGCCTCCCGGGGCCGGTTCGCCCTACGGCGCCCCGCCCCCGCCGTACGGCGGCGACCCCTACGGAGGCCGCGATCCGCTGCAGGGGATGCCCCCGATGGCCGACACCGCCAAGCGCATCCTCGCGCGCGTCGTCGACTGGCTGATCGTCGCCATCCCGCTGCTGATCATCGGCATCCCGTTCGGGATCTACAACAGGGTCACGTCCGGCGACGGCGACTTCGGCGACTGGGTGACGGACGGCAATGCCGGCGGGTGGGTGTTCCAGGTCATCGCGATCATCGCGTTCGTCGGCTACGACACCCTGATGGTGCGCAAGTCGGGCCAGACCCTGGGCAAGAAGCTCATGAAGATGCGTGTCGCGATGCTCAACGACGGGAGCACGCCCGACACCGGATCCTCGCTGACCCGCGCCGTGGTGCTCTGGCTGCCGCAGCTGATCTGCTGCCCGTGCCTGTGGCCGCTGCTCCTGCTGATCTTCATTCTGGTCGACAAGCCGTACAAGCAGGGCCTGCACGACAAGGCAGCCAAGACGGTGGTGGTGTCAACGGCGACCTGA
- a CDS encoding RDD family protein: MSAPTPATGDGSPTPGYYPDPSIPGYVRYWNGTAWVPGTSRPAPKDGETMPASPPSAHATAAPARAASAPPVPHVPAVEETGPVFLDEAPEPSSGWQADASRQTGFGGDRDRRVSWGAPQDPRKGGLPGSGTDASAPVAGEAWDRPGATAPNPGAGGPAAGTGEGGGHSGVRFDRPAGRSALGDDRPEQGGTGADPTGGALPGVRSVAGPAGEPEPPVDGTGTGRPPRPQPGTTPAEGAMPTRTMTPRAQSTAVPAQASAQAPPQPEVPAQQQPPSQRPPQSQRPAPPQAPVSSGPGGGSASWAQQVHRLAQKPEEEPPVAPWKPPASDPFLLAAQAQASARPAAIGRRFAARLIDTVVLGALVGAATYPFVSAALTHIDEKIEAAKLSGETVTVWLIDGTTGFHLGLSLITMLVLGTLYEALPTARWGRTPGKHLLGLQVRDIESHQPPSFVAALLRWLVHGLLGVLVVGVLNVLWCVFDRPWRQCWHDKAAHTFVAG; the protein is encoded by the coding sequence ATGAGCGCCCCCACCCCGGCAACCGGCGACGGCAGCCCCACGCCCGGCTACTACCCCGATCCGTCCATCCCGGGGTACGTCCGGTACTGGAACGGCACGGCGTGGGTGCCGGGCACCAGCCGTCCGGCGCCCAAGGACGGCGAGACGATGCCGGCGTCCCCGCCCTCGGCGCACGCGACCGCCGCACCGGCCCGGGCGGCCTCGGCGCCGCCCGTCCCCCACGTTCCGGCGGTCGAGGAGACCGGCCCCGTCTTCCTGGACGAGGCCCCGGAGCCGTCCTCCGGCTGGCAGGCCGACGCCTCACGGCAGACGGGCTTCGGCGGCGACCGCGACCGCCGCGTCTCCTGGGGCGCACCGCAGGACCCGCGCAAGGGGGGACTGCCCGGCTCCGGTACGGACGCCTCGGCACCGGTCGCGGGCGAGGCCTGGGACCGGCCGGGCGCCACGGCACCAAACCCGGGCGCCGGAGGCCCGGCGGCGGGTACGGGCGAGGGCGGGGGACACTCCGGGGTCCGGTTCGACCGGCCGGCCGGGCGGTCGGCCCTCGGCGACGACCGCCCGGAGCAGGGGGGCACCGGAGCGGACCCGACCGGCGGCGCCCTTCCCGGCGTGCGCAGCGTCGCCGGGCCCGCCGGTGAGCCCGAGCCGCCGGTGGACGGCACCGGCACGGGCCGGCCGCCGCGCCCGCAGCCCGGCACGACGCCCGCCGAGGGCGCCATGCCGACCCGTACGATGACGCCCCGCGCGCAGTCGACGGCGGTACCGGCGCAGGCCTCCGCCCAGGCGCCGCCGCAGCCGGAGGTGCCGGCCCAGCAGCAACCCCCATCACAGCGGCCGCCGCAGTCCCAGCGGCCGGCACCGCCGCAGGCGCCCGTGTCCTCGGGGCCGGGCGGCGGGTCGGCCTCCTGGGCGCAGCAGGTCCACCGGCTGGCGCAGAAGCCGGAGGAGGAGCCTCCGGTGGCTCCCTGGAAGCCCCCGGCCAGTGATCCGTTCCTGCTGGCCGCCCAGGCCCAGGCCTCGGCCCGGCCCGCCGCGATCGGCAGGCGCTTCGCCGCCCGGCTGATCGACACCGTCGTGCTGGGCGCGCTCGTCGGCGCCGCGACGTACCCGTTCGTCTCCGCCGCGCTGACGCACATCGACGAGAAGATCGAGGCGGCGAAGCTGTCCGGGGAGACCGTGACCGTCTGGCTGATCGACGGTACGACGGGCTTCCACCTCGGTCTCTCGCTCATCACGATGCTGGTGCTCGGCACGCTCTACGAGGCGCTGCCGACCGCCAGGTGGGGGCGCACGCCCGGCAAGCATCTGCTGGGGCTTCAGGTGCGGGACATCGAGTCGCACCAGCCGCCGTCGTTCGTGGCGGCCCTGCTGCGCTGGCTGGTGCACGGCCTCCTCGGCGTCCTGGTCGTCGGCGTGCTCAATGTGCTGTGGTGCGTGTTCGACCGCCCGTGGCGGCAGTGCTGGCACGACAAGGCGGCCCACACGTTCGTGGCCGGCTGA
- a CDS encoding SsgA family sporulation/cell division regulator produces the protein MDTVVERELELKLVLSPERSVPVPARLTYRGDDAYAVHITFHVGSERPVHWTFARELLVEGVFRTCGEGDVRVWPARDDGRNAIRIALSSPDGDALLEAPSAQVSAWLERTLRAVPPGTEAEHLGFEAGLAELLAPAPADGRGPSPALGGEGHRALDEPQDGEA, from the coding sequence ATGGACACCGTGGTGGAACGCGAGCTGGAGCTCAAACTGGTCCTGTCGCCGGAGCGCAGTGTCCCCGTGCCGGCCAGGCTCACCTACCGGGGGGACGACGCGTATGCCGTGCACATCACCTTCCACGTCGGGTCCGAGCGTCCCGTCCACTGGACGTTCGCCCGTGAACTGCTGGTGGAGGGGGTCTTCCGGACATGCGGGGAAGGGGACGTCCGGGTGTGGCCGGCGCGGGACGACGGGCGGAACGCCATCCGGATAGCGCTGAGTTCACCCGACGGCGACGCCCTCCTGGAAGCCCCGTCCGCTCAGGTGTCGGCGTGGCTCGAGCGGACCCTGCGGGCCGTTCCGCCGGGGACCGAGGCCGAGCACCTCGGATTCGAGGCCGGGCTGGCGGAGCTGCTCGCGCCCGCCCCGGCGGACGGGCGCGGCCCCTCCCCCGCCCTGGGCGGCGAGGGCCACCGGGCCCTGGACGAGCCGCAGGACGGCGAGGCGTAG
- a CDS encoding VOC family protein — MPARLDHTIVHSRDRFAAARFLTELIDAPEPKPFGPFASVPLANGVTLDYLDPGDPGDPGDPGDPGDPGDPDGQPGSPIVSQHLAFLVTDQEFDEILGRIRERGLPYWADPAHAEPQRINHLFDGRGVYIDDPDGHSLEFITHTYF; from the coding sequence GTGCCCGCACGTCTTGACCACACCATCGTCCACAGCCGTGACCGCTTCGCGGCGGCCCGCTTCCTCACCGAGCTGATCGACGCGCCGGAGCCCAAGCCCTTCGGCCCGTTCGCCAGCGTCCCGCTCGCCAACGGCGTCACCCTCGACTACCTCGACCCCGGCGACCCCGGCGACCCCGGCGACCCCGGCGACCCCGGCGACCCCGGCGACCCCGACGGGCAGCCGGGCTCGCCGATCGTCTCGCAGCACCTCGCCTTCCTCGTCACCGACCAGGAGTTCGACGAGATCCTCGGCCGGATCAGGGAGCGCGGGCTGCCGTACTGGGCCGACCCGGCGCACGCCGAACCGCAGCGGATCAACCACCTCTTCGACGGCCGCGGGGTCTACATCGACGACCCCGACGGCCACTCCCTCGAGTTCATCACCCACACCTACTTCTGA
- a CDS encoding FAD-binding oxidoreductase, with protein sequence MDALLSRLRENLPPEALITDPDVTASYSNDMASFCDAGTPAVVVLPRTVEQVQHVMRTATELRVPVVPQGARTGLSGGANASDGCIVLSLVKMDRILEISPVDRIAVVEPGVVNAVLSRAVGEHGLYYPPDPSSWETCTIGGNIGTASGGLCCVKYGVTAEYVLGLEVVLADGRLLSTGRRTAKGVAGYDLTRLFVGSEGSLGVVVKAVLALRPKPPRQLVLAAEFPSAATACDAVCAIMERGHTPSLLEIMDRTTIRAVNAMAQMGLPDTTEALLLAAFDTADPGPDLAAVGELCAAAGATQVVPAEDEAESELLLQARRLSLTALEAVKTATMIDDVCVPRSRLAAMIDGTAAIAEKHDLTIGVCAHAGDGNTHPVVCFDHRDPDESARARESFDEIMALGLELGGTITGEHGVGVLKKEWLARELGPVGVELQQAVKNAFDPLGILNPGKLF encoded by the coding sequence ATGGACGCTCTCCTCTCCCGGCTCCGCGAGAACCTCCCGCCCGAAGCCCTGATCACCGACCCCGACGTCACGGCCTCGTACAGCAACGACATGGCGAGCTTCTGCGACGCGGGCACCCCGGCCGTCGTGGTCCTGCCGCGCACCGTCGAGCAGGTCCAGCACGTGATGCGCACCGCGACCGAACTGCGCGTGCCCGTCGTACCGCAGGGGGCTCGTACGGGCCTGTCCGGCGGCGCCAACGCCTCCGACGGCTGCATCGTCCTCTCCCTCGTCAAGATGGACCGCATCCTGGAGATCAGCCCGGTCGACCGGATCGCCGTCGTGGAGCCCGGTGTCGTCAACGCCGTGCTGTCACGCGCCGTCGGCGAGCACGGGCTGTACTACCCGCCGGACCCCTCCAGCTGGGAGACGTGCACCATCGGCGGCAACATCGGCACCGCCTCCGGCGGACTGTGCTGCGTCAAGTACGGCGTCACCGCCGAGTACGTCCTCGGCCTGGAGGTCGTCCTGGCCGACGGCCGGCTCCTCAGCACCGGCCGCCGCACCGCCAAGGGCGTCGCCGGCTACGACCTCACCCGGCTCTTCGTCGGCTCCGAGGGGAGTCTGGGCGTCGTCGTCAAAGCCGTGCTCGCGCTGCGGCCGAAGCCGCCCCGGCAGCTCGTCCTCGCCGCCGAGTTCCCGTCGGCCGCGACCGCGTGTGACGCCGTCTGCGCGATCATGGAGCGCGGCCACACGCCGTCACTGCTGGAGATCATGGACCGTACGACCATCCGGGCCGTCAACGCGATGGCGCAGATGGGCCTCCCGGACACGACCGAGGCGCTGCTCCTCGCCGCGTTCGACACCGCCGACCCCGGCCCGGACCTCGCCGCCGTCGGGGAACTGTGCGCCGCGGCGGGCGCCACCCAGGTCGTCCCCGCCGAGGACGAGGCCGAGTCCGAGCTGCTGCTCCAGGCCCGCCGGCTGTCGCTGACCGCCCTGGAGGCCGTCAAGACCGCGACGATGATCGACGACGTCTGCGTACCGCGCTCCCGGCTCGCCGCGATGATCGACGGAACCGCCGCCATCGCGGAGAAGCACGACCTCACCATCGGCGTCTGCGCGCACGCCGGGGACGGCAACACCCACCCGGTCGTCTGCTTCGACCACCGCGACCCCGACGAATCCGCCCGCGCCCGCGAGTCGTTCGACGAGATCATGGCCCTCGGGCTGGAGCTCGGCGGCACCATCACCGGCGAACACGGTGTGGGTGTCCTGAAGAAGGAGTGGCTGGCCCGCGAACTCGGCCCGGTGGGAGTCGAGTTGCAGCAGGCCGTCAAGAACGCCTTCGACCCGCTCGGCATCCTCAACCCCGGCAAGCTGTTCTAG
- a CDS encoding tetratricopeptide repeat protein — MKKRCAPLARNAVIASLVAGAVAAGIVVVGTVRDDRPPPPAPGPAARTVLAEGPGAALSAGELSALIAAQEHRLAGNAGDHLSWAVLGSAYLAQGALLGDRTDFRRAEKALRRSLEALPGEKGNADAQLGMAALANARRDFAAAKRWAESVRARSPEQWTAYPVLIDAYSGLGSYGVAAKALHTLEELRPRTVQTLLRGSQVQRDNGRYEDAEALADEAVSRSGGRAERASALYRLGELAWERGEPKQAAAYFDTALQLEPGHHPSLAGRGRASAALGRTDDALRDYKAAIERAPMPEYALRAGELYESLGMSGEARAHYEKVRRLAAKARKYGVSEELTLARYEADHGLANAAVQRLAQEWKRGHRSAHVSDALGWALHRAGRTKEGLKYLKRATTPGLRSALSLYHRGEMERSLGQDGPARRHLREALRLNPYFSPLLVPQAKRAVSVLGNPPPGGPVDVEGEPWTTDAELPPEDDETAEDDERAGDGGTREDGERAGDREERSPRGRDGDTSSGPRDSGAHRPRERDSRDTEEAGESREAGEAGEARETGEAGEAGEARDTGETEGTAGDDRPPATTPRGPSPAGG, encoded by the coding sequence ATGAAGAAGCGATGCGCGCCGCTTGCCAGGAATGCCGTGATCGCCTCGCTGGTCGCCGGGGCGGTCGCCGCCGGGATCGTGGTCGTCGGCACGGTTCGGGACGACCGGCCGCCGCCGCCCGCACCGGGGCCGGCGGCCCGGACCGTGCTGGCGGAGGGCCCCGGAGCCGCCCTCTCGGCGGGAGAGCTGTCGGCGCTGATCGCGGCGCAGGAGCACCGGCTGGCGGGGAACGCCGGCGACCATCTGTCGTGGGCGGTGCTGGGCTCGGCCTACCTGGCGCAGGGGGCGCTGCTCGGCGACCGCACGGACTTCCGCCGGGCGGAGAAGGCGCTGCGGCGTTCGCTGGAGGCGCTGCCCGGCGAGAAGGGCAACGCGGACGCCCAGCTGGGGATGGCGGCGCTGGCGAACGCCCGGCGGGACTTCGCCGCGGCGAAGCGCTGGGCCGAGAGCGTCCGGGCGAGGTCGCCGGAGCAGTGGACGGCGTATCCGGTGCTGATCGACGCGTACAGCGGACTCGGCTCGTACGGGGTGGCCGCGAAGGCGCTGCACACGCTGGAGGAGCTGCGGCCGCGCACCGTGCAGACCCTGCTGCGGGGCTCCCAGGTCCAGCGCGACAACGGCCGGTACGAGGACGCCGAGGCGCTGGCGGACGAGGCGGTGTCCCGCTCGGGCGGCAGGGCGGAACGGGCCTCGGCGCTGTACCGGCTCGGCGAGCTGGCCTGGGAGCGGGGCGAGCCCAAGCAGGCCGCGGCGTACTTCGACACGGCGCTGCAGCTGGAGCCGGGCCACCACCCCTCCCTGGCGGGGCGGGGCCGGGCCTCGGCGGCGCTCGGGCGCACGGACGACGCGCTGCGGGACTACAAGGCGGCCATCGAGCGGGCGCCGATGCCCGAGTACGCGCTGCGGGCGGGTGAGCTGTACGAGTCGCTGGGGATGTCCGGTGAGGCCCGGGCGCACTACGAGAAGGTGCGCCGGCTGGCCGCGAAGGCCCGGAAGTACGGGGTGAGCGAGGAGCTGACGCTCGCGCGGTACGAGGCGGACCACGGGCTGGCGAACGCCGCGGTGCAGCGCCTCGCGCAGGAGTGGAAGCGGGGGCACCGCAGCGCGCACGTCTCGGACGCTCTGGGGTGGGCGCTGCACCGGGCGGGGCGGACGAAGGAGGGGCTGAAGTATCTGAAGCGGGCCACGACTCCCGGGCTCCGCAGCGCGCTGTCGCTGTACCACCGGGGAGAGATGGAGCGCTCGCTCGGCCAGGACGGCCCGGCCCGCCGGCATCTGCGGGAGGCGCTGCGCCTCAACCCGTACTTCTCGCCGCTCCTGGTGCCTCAGGCGAAGCGCGCGGTCTCGGTGCTGGGCAACCCGCCTCCGGGCGGTCCCGTCGACGTCGAGGGCGAGCCGTGGACGACGGACGCGGAGCTGCCGCCGGAGGACGACGAGACGGCGGAGGACGACGAGCGGGCCGGGGACGGCGGGACGCGGGAGGACGGCGAGCGGGCCGGGGATCGCGAGGAGCGGTCGCCCCGCGGCCGGGACGGGGACACCTCGTCCGGACCGCGCGACTCCGGGGCGCACCGGCCCCGCGAACGCGACTCCCGAGACACCGAGGAAGCGGGGGAATCGAGGGAAGCGGGGGAAGCGGGGGAAGCGAGGGAAACGGGGGAAGCGGGCGAGGCAGGGGAAGCGAGGGATACAGGGGAAACAGAGGGGACGGCCGGGGACGACCGGCCGCCCGCCACCACCCCACGCGGGCCGTCGCCTGCCGGTGGGTGA
- the hppD gene encoding 4-hydroxyphenylpyruvate dioxygenase has translation MTETLDHTPGTGRQADPFPVKGMDAVVFAVGNAKQAAHYYSTAFGMKLVAYAGPETGSRETASYVLTNGAARFVFTSVIKASTDWGRFLAEHVAEHGDGVVDLAIEVPDARAAYAYATEHGARGIQEPYELKDEHGTVVLAAIATYGTTRHTLVDRSGYSGPYLPGFSAADPIVEPPAKRTFQAIDHCVGNVELGRMNEWVAFYNKVMGFTNMKEFVGDDIATEYSALMSKVVADGTLKVKFPINEPAIAKKKSQIDEYLEFYGGAGVQHIALATNDIVATVRTMRAAGVRFLDTPDSYYDTLGEWVGDTRVPIDTLRELKILADRDEDGYLLQIFTKPVQDRPTVFFELIERHGSMGFGKGNFKALFEAIEREQEKRGNL, from the coding sequence ATGACTGAGACCCTGGATCACACCCCTGGCACGGGCAGGCAGGCCGACCCCTTCCCGGTGAAGGGAATGGACGCGGTCGTCTTCGCCGTCGGCAACGCCAAGCAGGCCGCGCACTACTACTCCACGGCCTTCGGGATGAAGCTGGTCGCCTACGCGGGTCCGGAGACCGGCAGCCGGGAGACCGCCTCCTACGTCCTGACCAACGGCGCCGCCCGCTTCGTGTTCACCTCCGTCATCAAGGCGTCCACCGACTGGGGCCGGTTCCTCGCCGAGCACGTCGCCGAGCACGGTGACGGTGTCGTCGACCTGGCCATCGAGGTCCCGGACGCCCGTGCCGCCTACGCCTACGCCACCGAGCACGGCGCGCGCGGCATCCAGGAGCCGTACGAGCTCAAGGACGAGCACGGCACGGTCGTCCTCGCCGCCATCGCCACGTACGGCACGACCCGCCACACCCTCGTGGACCGGTCCGGCTACAGCGGCCCGTACCTGCCGGGCTTCTCGGCCGCAGACCCCATCGTCGAGCCCCCGGCCAAGCGGACCTTCCAGGCCATCGACCACTGCGTGGGCAACGTCGAGCTCGGCAGGATGAACGAGTGGGTGGCCTTCTACAACAAGGTCATGGGTTTCACCAACATGAAGGAGTTCGTCGGCGACGACATCGCGACCGAGTACTCGGCGCTGATGTCCAAGGTCGTCGCCGACGGCACCCTGAAGGTGAAGTTCCCGATCAACGAGCCGGCGATCGCGAAGAAGAAGTCGCAGATCGACGAGTACCTCGAGTTCTACGGCGGGGCGGGCGTCCAGCACATCGCCCTGGCCACGAACGACATCGTCGCCACCGTGCGCACGATGCGGGCGGCCGGGGTGCGGTTCCTGGACACGCCAGACTCGTACTACGACACGCTCGGCGAATGGGTCGGCGACACCCGGGTGCCGATCGACACCCTGCGCGAGCTGAAGATCCTCGCGGACCGCGACGAGGACGGCTATCTCCTGCAGATCTTCACCAAGCCCGTGCAGGACCGGCCGACGGTCTTCTTCGAACTCATCGAACGGCACGGTTCGATGGGCTTCGGCAAGGGCAACTTCAAAGCGCTCTTCGAGGCGATCGAGCGCGAGCAGGAAAAGCGCGGAAACCTCTAG